The genomic region GGAGTTATTGAACATAAGATTATAAAAATAAACCTTAGATGCTTTGGCGGTTCTGCTTTAACCGACGATATAAGAGTTCCTCAAGGTGGGAAGATAAAACACAAAAACATTCCTATAACATATGTTCCTGCAAGAAATACCATATTCCTTTCCTATGCCCTTGCCTGGGCGGAAGTTTTAAAATCTCATGATATATTTATAGGAGTCAATGCGGTTGATTACAGCGGTTATCCCGATTGTAGAAGCGAATATATAAAAGCATATCAAAAGATGGCTGACCTTGCGACGAAAGCAAGTGTCGAGGGTGAAACAATAAAAATACATACCCCCTTAATTAATATGAGTAAAGCCGAAATTATAAAAAAAGGTATAAAATTAGGCGTTGATTATTCTATTACCCACA from bacterium harbors:
- the queC gene encoding 7-cyano-7-deazaguanine synthase QueC yields the protein MKKAVVLTSGGLDSTTVLALSKSEGFKIYALTFDYGQRHKQELSSAKKVAKYFGVIEHKIIKINLRCFGGSALTDDIRVPQGGKIKHKNIPITYVPARNTIFLSYALAWAEVLKSHDIFIGVNAVDYSGYPDCRSEYIKAYQKMADLATKASVEGETIKIHTPLINMSKAEIIKKGIKLGVDYSITHSCYNPARNGVACSKCDSCLLRQKGFKEAGIRDSIKYS